GCCCCAGCGTATTCGCGGCGGCGATCGTAGAACGTCGCTTTGAACCAGAGGCGTTCGGCCTGAGAGGCACGGATATCGAAGTCGAGTTTCTCGATAACCTGCATGTTCTCTTGAGTCTTATCAGGGAACTGACGCTTCAAGCGAGTCAGCAAGGTTTCGGCATCATTCAAAGGCTTCCCGTCATATTCGGCCCCTTGATAAACCTTCAGTTTCGTCACCACTCCCAAGTAGTGAGCATTGAACTGGTGCTCGCTGGTAGGGAAGTTTTCGCGAAGGTCGGAATAGAAGCGGTCGGCTGCCTCGAAGTTGCCTTCACGGAAATGAGCGTTCGCTGCGGCCAGCGTCGCGTCGTCGGCCAGGTCGCCACTTGGATCGTCCAGCCGAATCAGGTCGAACAGTTTGACCGCGTTACCGAAGCGATCGAACAGCGGCAGTTGCGAGTCGGTCAGGTTCGGCTGCAACGCCCACGTGCGTTCGGTCGTATGACGATCGAGCCAATAGCGGGCCAACTTGAAGCGGCGCGTTCCGATCACGTCGAGATGTTTGGTGTTGGGATACTTCTTCACCAGGTTGTCGTACTGCTTGGTCGCGTCGGGATAGTTGTCGACGAAGAAGTAGCATTCACCGGCATACATCAACGCGTCTTCTTCCAACGTCGAGTTCTGGTGATAGAGCCCAGCGCGAAGGAACAAGCCAGCGGCCTGGTTCAGCTTGGCGGCTCGTTGGGCACCCTCTTGTGCCATCCCTTGTTCGTAGATGCTCTCGGCCTGAGCGAACAGCTTCTTGGCCAAGGCTCGATTTTCAGAGGTGTTGCCGGTTGCTTCTAGCGTTTTGGCACCGACCCCCGTCGGATCCCACCATGCCGCTTCTTTGGCAGGCTCGGCTTCCGGCGATTGGCCTCGCTGAACTTCTTCTTCGTAGCTGACCT
The window above is part of the Bremerella sp. JC817 genome. Proteins encoded here:
- a CDS encoding tetratricopeptide repeat protein, with product MMKTTWIVSLGILPALCAPGCMNFGQRDPVPPSTVFNPSDGAVAQVSYEEEVQRGQSPEAEPAKEAAWWDPTGVGAKTLEATGNTSENRALAKKLFAQAESIYEQGMAQEGAQRAAKLNQAAGLFLRAGLYHQNSTLEEDALMYAGECYFFVDNYPDATKQYDNLVKKYPNTKHLDVIGTRRFKLARYWLDRHTTERTWALQPNLTDSQLPLFDRFGNAVKLFDLIRLDDPSGDLADDATLAAANAHFREGNFEAADRFYSDLRENFPTSEHQFNAHYLGVVTKLKVYQGAEYDGKPLNDAETLLTRLKRQFPDKTQENMQVIEKLDFDIRASQAERLWFKATFYDRRREYAGARHYYQQIIEKFPSSNMADEAKKRIAEVQDRPATPTPPAEFLYSWLERKKDLPQAAPQPIESLATKPENDTTSR